One region of Methanophagales archaeon genomic DNA includes:
- a CDS encoding ABC transporter substrate-binding protein, protein MSKQKVIIIACILLSLILVGAITSIHYQVAPKGITVTDDFGRNVTLNGVPARIISLSPSNTEILFAIGAGDRVVGVTEYCNYPPAAKTRPKVGGVSTVSIEKVVALNPDIVIGCSINGKDTFERLEELGIPILGLNPKNISGILADIELVGRVTGEERNATDLVAAIDSRLDAIRAKARAMRGSQQAAAPTVFYDIGGFYTAGNDTFVNEIIETAGGRNIAADKTGYFQMSIEELIAKNPQVIICDRGMGSMSKAYEEIVSDDRLKIVDAVRNNRVYLIDGDIIDRPGPRIVNAAETVYGYLSEFHNIKVKEEGPANATATATITTTPPMPLQASP, encoded by the coding sequence ATGTCAAAGCAAAAGGTCATTATCATTGCATGCATTTTGCTTTCGCTAATCCTGGTGGGTGCAATCACGTCCATCCATTACCAGGTTGCTCCGAAGGGGATCACAGTGACCGATGATTTTGGCAGGAATGTCACACTGAATGGTGTACCCGCGAGAATTATCTCTCTATCGCCCTCCAATACCGAGATCCTATTCGCTATTGGCGCTGGAGATAGAGTCGTTGGCGTGACTGAATACTGTAATTACCCTCCTGCTGCAAAGACACGCCCCAAGGTAGGCGGCGTCTCCACCGTGAGCATAGAGAAAGTGGTTGCACTGAATCCTGATATCGTCATTGGCTGTAGCATTAACGGTAAGGATACGTTTGAGCGGCTGGAGGAGCTGGGTATACCCATCTTAGGACTGAATCCAAAGAATATCAGTGGGATACTGGCAGATATTGAGCTGGTGGGTAGAGTAACAGGCGAAGAGCGCAACGCCACTGATTTAGTTGCGGCTATAGATAGCAGGTTGGATGCGATAAGAGCGAAAGCGAGAGCTATGAGGGGCTCTCAGCAGGCAGCAGCTCCAACAGTATTTTATGATATAGGTGGTTTCTATACCGCGGGTAACGACACATTTGTAAACGAAATAATTGAGACCGCAGGAGGCAGGAACATCGCTGCTGATAAAACTGGCTATTTCCAGATGAGCATAGAAGAGCTCATTGCTAAGAATCCACAGGTTATTATCTGCGATAGAGGAATGGGAAGCATGAGCAAGGCGTATGAGGAGATAGTGAGTGATGATAGACTGAAAATAGTAGATGCAGTGCGAAATAACAGGGTTTACCTGATAGATGGGGATATAATTGACAGACCGGGTCCGAGGATAGTGAATGCTGCGGAAACTGTTTATGGATATCTGTCCGAATTCCACAATATTAAAGTTAAAGAGGAGGGACCTGCTAATGCTACTGCCACCGCCACTATTACTACTACTCCTCCTATGCCCCTACAAGCATCTCCTTAG